In Aspergillus oryzae RIB40 DNA, chromosome 6, one genomic interval encodes:
- a CDS encoding uncharacterized protein (predicted protein) yields the protein MSATEVQVPFAPTSFSALSPVESIVFDAKALQKATEILNVIYRYRAPVPESVEDRSDEGTLKFLPLIYSRVKAHQAIQLILPAFPFKSPNRKNKVLGTLPDKGEETALSHLNGLCAAITDIYEPGAILTIASDGLVYND from the exons ATGAGCGCAACAGAGGTTCAGGTTCCATTCGCCCCGACGAGCTTCTCAGCGTTATCCCCTGTCGAGTCTATTGTCTTCGACGCAAAAGCACTTCAGAAAGCAACGGAGATCTTGAACGTCATCTACCGTTATCGCGCACCAGTTCCCGAATCCGTAGAGGATCGCAGCGATGAGGGAACCCTAAAGTTTCTCCCGCTGATCTATTCTCGGGTGAAAGCTCACCAGGCGATCCAATTGATTCTGCCAGCCTTTCCATTCAAGTCCCCGAACCGCAAGAATAAAGTCCTGGGTACCTTGCCTGATAAGGGAGAGGAGACTGCCTTGTCACACCTGAATGGCTTGTGCGCCGCGATTACAGATATCTACGAGCCTGGTGCTATATTGACTATTGCATCTGATGGCCTTGTGTACAATG ACTGA
- a CDS encoding uncharacterized protein (2-polyprenyl-6-methoxyphenol hydroxylase and related FAD-dependent oxidoreductases) — MIGQSEVEEALLHQLDIPVDYNSHVNGIEETTSGVVVTTDKGKTITAKYAIAADGARSFVRTTLGIPFTGTKPEMVWAVLDTFIKTDFPVCPEIITFQKDGQSRVAWIPRERGMNRFYILLDGEITQEKAEASVRDHMAPHKVEFKKTEWFSTFEIKERVASTFISKDGNGRILLAGDAAHVHAVNGGQGLNTGIADAFNLIWRVAFVAKGHGGSTLLKSYDEERRATASAVIDVAAKLVRTTVKTALEYVEIIEKNAGYITGMGVSYSSNTPLVVDSNYGDFVAGNRCPDLWVTKLPVRSSQTNAEELSRMRLYELFGYGKFKVLFIGNEKPASFEQAIELQQKAEIWHIHDQDHRLTTLTYEFGAEWVKSDEGAVVVVRPDLYIGYVGKDWVQYLASVFN, encoded by the exons ATGATCGGCCAGTCAGAGGTCGAAGAGGCTCTACTACATCAACTTGATATCCCTGTCGACTATAATTCGCATGTCAACGGGATCGAAGAGACCACGTCAGGTGTCGTGGTGACGACCgacaagggaaaaacaaTAACGGCCAAATATGCGATTGCGGCAGATGGTGCGCGCTCGTTTGTGCGCACCACACTTGGGATACCCTTTACCGGAACCAAGCCCGAGATGGTCTGGGCCGTTCTGGATACCTTCATTAAAACGGACTTTCCGGTTTGTCCTGAGATCATTACCTTTCAGAAGGATGGGCAATCGCGCGTTGCGTGGATTCCGCG GGAACGGGGTATGAACCGCTTCTATATCCTCCTCGATGGAGAAATCACACAGGAAAAAGCCGAAGCCTCCGTCCGAGACCATATGGCTCCGCACAAGGTTGAGTTCAAGAAGACGGAGTGGTTTAGTACATTTGAGA TCAAGGAAAGAGTAGCCAGCACATTCATTTCTAAGGATGGAAATGGTCGCATTTTGCTTGCGGGCGATGCCGCCCACGTTCACGCCGTCAATGGTGGCCAGGGTCTGAATACCGGGATCGCAGACGCATTCAACCTCATATGGCGGGTCGCCTTTGTGGCCAAGGGACATGGAGGTTCTACACTACTGAAGAGCTACGATGAAGAGCGTCGTGCCACAGCTTCGGCCGTTATTGACGTTGCTGCTAAGTTAGTGCGGACCACTGTCAAGACTGCTTTAGAGTATGTTGAAATCATTGAGAAGAATGCGGGTTATATCACAG GTATGGGAGTCTCCTACTCCTCTAATACCCCACTGGTAGTCGACTCAAACTACGGCGACTTTGTTGCTGGGAACCGTTGCCCTGATCTATGGGTCACCAAGCTTCCCGTAAGATCATCTCAAACTAATGCCGAAGAGCTTTCTCGAATGCGTTTATACGAGCTGTTTGGGTATGGAAAATTCAAGGTTCTCTTCATTGGGAACGAGAAGCCTGCCTCTTTTGAACAGGCTATTGAGCTGCAACAGAAAGCAGAAATATGGCATATCCATGATCAGGATCATCGTCTCACTACCCTTACGTATGAGTTCGGTGCAGAATGGGTGAAGAGCGACGAAGGCGCAGTTGTGGTTGTAAGACCGGACTTGTATATCGGTTATGTTGGGAAGGATTGGGTGCAATATTTGGCGTCGGTATTTAATTGA
- a CDS encoding uncharacterized protein (predicted protein) yields the protein MSERFEYDPLPEPTCIRLVSFVPQDDGTSPPPMNQGEPLLRLSLCTADLRDTPHYEALSYTWGSPFPPEDSRSRAYENEKNHQRVVINGREHEIGRNLWEFLHQQQQINAYLRKVAAEMLASGLDIHGRTPLMRAVIDNIVDLTETLLALGAETGAQDNQGKTALHYALLRDRPNLELAELLVYYGADIHAQTKEGKTPLDNAEDEVVTLITSFNKDLGGKALPRGLRLSAQRPMWVDSISINQKDITERNKQVTMMSNIYSTAMSVVVWLGVEDDRRIPLALDSLDNPRPWIFLTSLRDSGFAGSRLENAMKVGHSSEQILDAQGIEELMARSWWSRTWVIQEVALAKRILIICGSVTIYPMRTTFILCALCGIPSPWKERQDVLDTTALFESARFSGLPGIEALMLADISFRAAPHTGEREYYVKKILKAMGAVPNISWGRRLSLQNLGRLSWWSQSSDPRDKVFALLGIACPDPQHQQIIVDYNIPTDEVFVQYGRLFMQGSSEPIQNLHTGESYVFEPLEGLSYVQDTSKPHPEFQDYKAKLPSWTPNFSAHHTTCRIWSREFAAASAIANSPTILSHPDPKILYVSGSIVDCIVAIEPTQSKGDVHEPEIMAWLELIQPLQPKYLGGGSPVDALRKTLTVGKGYQNKKRARSAFRDFIAWRLCQSPMEPPLESILTRLRKTGARDTLPSVMELRKQKQEPRNQKQEYWRSVLKITERIERQVQEFQDKKQGPEEIEQGLLKLKQELLDQGYNIRIKRQGQAETGWVDLETMQEDLQVGYPEYSQVEFYILFKRYYRSRCLFRTRKGYIGLGPGPFNGNGRKTVVSQASERSKNGSTNLQ from the exons ATGTCAGAACGATTTGAATATGACCCTTTGCCAGAGCCAACGTGCATCCGCTTGGTATCCTTTGTCCCTCAGGATGATGGcacctctcctcctcccatGAACCAAGGTGAGCCGCTGCTCCGGCTATCGCTGTGCACGGCGGATCTGCGGGATACCCCGCACTATGAGGCACTCTCATATACCTGGGGATCGCCATTCCCTCCAGAGGACTCAAGATCAAGAGCGtacgagaatgagaagaatcACCAGCGAGTAGTAATCAACGGTCGTGAACATGAGATTGGACGTAACCTCTGGGAGTTCTtgcatcaacagcagcagatcAACGCGTATCTCAGAAAAGTGGCCGCAGAAATGCTTGCGTCCGGGTTGGATATCCATGGACGGACTCCTTTAATGCGCGCCGTCATAGATAATATCGTCGATCTGACAGAGACTCTGCTTGCTCTGGGCGCTGAGACAGGGGCACAAGATAATCAGGGAAAGACGGCACTCCATTACGCACTTTTAAGGGACAGGCCGAATTTGGAACTCGCAGAGCTACTGGTCTATTATGGTGCGGATATCCATGCGCagacaaaagaagggaaaacacCTTTGGATAatgctgaagatgaggtggTTACGCTGATCACGTCCTTCAACAAAGACCTTGGTGGAAAAGCCCTACCAAGAGGCTTGCGACTCTCAGCACAGCGGCCTATGTGGGTTGATTCtatttcaatcaatcagaaAGATATAACTGAGCGCAATAAACAGGTTACTATGATgtcaaatatatatagcacaGCCATGTCTGTCGTTGTGTGGCTCGGTGTGGAGGACGACAGGCGCATCCCTCTTGCGCTGGACTCCCTTGACAACCCCAGACCCTGGATATTTTTAACCTCGCTCAGAGATTCGGGGTTTGCAGGGTCGAGACTAGAAAACGCCATGAAAGTAGGCCACAGTTCTGAGCAGATACTAGATGCACAAGGTATTGAGGAGCTTATGGCGAGGTCATGGTGGTCTCGAACCTGGGTTATCCAGGAGGTGGCGCTGGCGAAGCGTATTCTGATCATTTGTGGCTCAGTTACAATTTACCCAATGCGAACCACTTTTATATTATGCGCGCTATGCGgtattccttctccatggaaagaaaggcaagacGTTCTAGACACTACAGCTCTCTTTGAGAGCGCACGTTTTTCAGGGTTACCCGGCATCGAAGCGCTTATGCTTGCGGATATCAGTTTCAGAGCCGCTCCACACACAGGAGAGCGGGAGTACTACGTGAAGAAAATTTTGAAAGCAATGGGAGCGGTGCCGAATATTTCCTGGGGGCGAAGGCTAAGCCTCCAAAACCTAGGAAGGTTAAGCTGGTGGTCCCAGTCCAGCGATCCGAGAGACAAAGTCTTCGCACTATTAGGGATTGCCTGCCCGGATCCACAGCACCAGCAGATTATTGTAGACTACAACATACCTACAGATGAGGTGTTTGTTCAGTATGGTCGCTTATTCATGCAGGGCTCATCCGAGCCGATCCAGAATCTACACACTGGCGAAAGCTATGTTTTTGAGCCACTGGAGGGGCTCTCCTATGTCCAGGACACGTCAAAACCTCATCCTGAGTTTCAAGACTACAAAGCCAAGCTTCCATCTTGGACCCCGAACTTCAGCGCGCATCACACAACCTGCCGCATCTGGTCCCGGGAGTTTGCGGCAGCCTCAGCCATAGCTAACAGCCCAACAATTCTTTCCCACCCGGATCCCAAAATCCTGTACGTGAGTGGGAGTATAGTGGACTGTATTGTAGCAATAGAGCCGACGCAAAGCAAGGGTGATGTACACGAGCCTGAGATAATGGCCTGGCTCGAACTCATACAGCCCTTGCAACCAAAATACTTGGGAGGAGGTAGCCCTGTCGACGCCCTGCGGAAAACATTAACCGTTGGCAAAGGATACCAGAATAAAAAGCGCGCGCGTAGTGCTTTCCGAGACTTTATAGCATGGAGACTATGTCAGAGCCCAATGGAACCTCCATTGGAATCGATACTCACGAGACTGCGCAAGACTGGCGCACGGGACACTCTCCCCTCGGTTATGGAGCTCCGTAAACAAAAACAGGAGCCTCGGAACCAAAAGCAGGAGTATTGGAGATCCGTGTTGAAAATAACAGAGAGAATTGAGAGACAAGTACAGGAGTTTCAGGATAAAAAGCAGGGGCCCGAGGAAATAGAGCAGGGGCTTCTGAAACTAAAGCAGGAGCTCCTGGATCAAGGATATAATATCCGGATAAAAAGGCAGGGGCAAGCAGAAACAGGATGGGTGGACCTGGAAACAATGCAGGAGGACCTGCAAGTCGGGTATCCCGAGTACAGTCAGGTAGAGTTTTACATTCTTTTTAAGCGGTATTACAGGTCCAGGTGCCTGTTCCGGACCAGAAAGGGCTATATCGGTCTCGGACCT GGACCTTTCAACGGCAATGGAAGGAAGACTGTAGTTTCTCAGGCATCAGAACGGTCGAAGAACGGTAGCACAAACCTCCAATAA